TTCCAGCTCCCACTTAAAGAACTTCTCGAATTTTCTTTAGTTTCAGTCAATTCATCATGCTCATCtgatgaaaaacaaaatagagaTACAGTTTAAAGAATTTATCTATAACAATTTGAATCAAAGTTTAATGGGATATATAGTTTTCacttaaagtttttcaaaacagaactaaaaagaataaaaatttccGGGTAATTATTTTCATGTAAAGTTGGCTCTTAAAgattatatatttctatttaatcaaacatattaaattatctaataatttataactattttctttatataaaaataactagaaGTAAATTTTCACCCAGTAAAATACATAGTTTGTGATTAATTATTTACCTCTGGAGGCAGCACTGTGGTGTGGAAGAACAACAACACCGTTAGAAGATCCAATACTGTCGTCATTGGTACAAATAGAGGAAACTCTACTATTATTTTTGCGACTTCCACCCCAGAATTTCTTTGGCCTCTTCAAATCCTCTTCCAAAATAGTACCAACGGACATGCTTTTTGGCAAATTAATAATATGAGGACTCTCAAAGCTTGGATATCTTAACGGGGTTTCTCTAGCGGAGTAAATAGAATGGATTTCACTAACACTTGAAGAAGCCCTAGATAAGCCTGAGGAAGGCAATTCAAAAGACTTGTAAGATGTATTATTAGATGATACGGATGCTGATCTTCTCACCACCACATGAAGCTTCCCGTCATGTCCCACGTCCGTGTCAGCTTGCAGGGGCTCCCCGCCTAGGGACTCCACGTCCGGATCTATTGTCACTGTGGCAATAGCGGCCGTGTTGTCGGGGAATTGCTCTTGGATGAGGATTTTAGCCGCCCTATACTCGAACAGAATCAACAAGACGGTGTTCCATATGACGCTTTGCAAGACAACAATTTGAGTAATGAGAGGTGTAGAGAATTTTCCGTACATTGCTTCCATTAAGGGAATACCCATGACTAGGGTATTAGGCAAAGCAAAAAGGGCATAGATAATTATGCCTGTGTCCATATTCCCGAATCTCGTTAGATTCCATATATAAAGCACAACCATAACGAAAACCTTTTGTAACGAGTCTCCCGCCAAGAACTTGAAGTTCATCTTGTAAGGGTTGTTGGCCGATATGAActtaaatgccaggaaagggGCCGCGAACATCGACACGAAACGGTTGACGCCGGAGCATTGCTCCGGCGTTAAGATCTTCCACCACCGAACTGAGC
The genomic region above belongs to Arachis duranensis cultivar V14167 chromosome 3, aradu.V14167.gnm2.J7QH, whole genome shotgun sequence and contains:
- the LOC107478812 gene encoding auxin efflux carrier component 2-like produces the protein MIKGKDIYNVIAGIVPLYVAMFLGYGSVRWWKILTPEQCSGVNRFVSMFAAPFLAFKFISANNPYKMNFKFLAGDSLQKVFVMVVLYIWNLTRFGNMDTGIIIYALFALPNTLVMGIPLMEAMYGKFSTPLITQIVVLQSVIWNTVLLILFEYRAAKILIQEQFPDNTAAIATVTIDPDVESLGGEPLQADTDVGHDGKLHVVVRRSASVSSNNTSYKSFELPSSGLSRASSSVSEIHSIYSARETPLRYPSFESPHIINLPKSMSVGTILEEDLKRPKKFWGGSRKNNSRVSSICTNDDSIGSSNGVVVLPHHSAASRDEHDELTETKENSRSSLSGSWKKMENIEENVENKKKQMPSARVMTKLITVMAYRKLSWNPNTWASVVGITWSLIAYRCHIKMPSIIEGSITIVSNTGLGMAMFSLGLFMALQPKIIACGKKWAAISMGVRFLAGPALIAATSAPIGIRGDLLRVEIIQAALPQGIIPFIFAKEYNLYPDIFSTAVIFGMVVALPVTIIYYVLLGL